A genomic window from Oryctolagus cuniculus chromosome 12, mOryCun1.1, whole genome shotgun sequence includes:
- the SNRPA1 gene encoding U2 small nuclear ribonucleoprotein A' isoform X1, which yields MVKLTAELIEQAAQYTNAVRDRELDLRGYKIPVIENLGATLDQFDAIDFSDNEIRKLDGFPLLRRLKTLLVNNNRICRIGEGLDQALPCLTELILTNNSLMELGDLDPLASLRSLTYLSILRNPVTNKKHYRLYVIYKVPQVRVLDFQKVKLKERQEAEKMFKGKRGAQLAKDIARRSKTFNPGAGLPADKKKGGPSPGDVEAIKNAIANASTLAEVERLKGLLQSGQIPGRERRPGEKTAPSLCGHRQCAPARAVLPPRTLCHLMSEIPGNLTKEGS from the exons GGTATAAAATTCCTGTCATTGAAAACCTGGGTGCTACCTTGGACCAGTTTGATGCTATCGATTTTTCCGACAATgagatcaggaagctggatgggttTCCTCTGCTGAGAAGACTGAAAACGTTGTTGGTGAACAACAACAGGATATG CCGTATAGGTGAGGGGCTTGATCAGGCTCTGCCCTGTCTCACAGAACTCATTCTCACCAACAACAGCCTTATGGAACTG GGTGACCTGGACCCCTTGGCCTCCCTCAGATCGCTGACGTACCTAAG TATTCTGCGGAATCCTGTAACAAACAAGAAGCATTACAGACTGTATGTCATTTACAAAGTTCCACAAGTCAGAGTACTGGATTTCCAGAAAGTAAAGCTAAAA GAGcgtcaggaagcagagaaaatgtTCAAGGGCAAACGGGGTGCACAGCTTGCAAAGGATATTGCCAGGAGAAGCAAAAC TTTTAATCCAGGGGCTGGTTTGCCGGCTGACAAAAAGAAAGGTGGGCCGTCTCCAGGGGATGTCGAGGCAATCAAG AATGCTATAGCCAACGCATCCACCCTGGCCGAAGTGGAGAGGCTGAAAGGGCTGCTGCAGTCCGGGCAGATCCCTGGCAGAGAACGCAGACCAGGTGAGAAGACTGCTCCGTCCTTGTGTGGCCACAGACAGTGCGCACCGGCCAGGGCGGTGCTCCCTCCGAGGACGCTCTGTCACCTCATGTCCGAAATCCCTGGAAATCTCACTAAAGAAGGAAGCTAA